GCTCCGGCGCCTGCGCCCGGGGGGCGTGACGTTCCTCAGTGGGGCCGTGATGGCCGCCGGTCTGGCACTCACAGGCTTCGCGTCGTCCTGGCCGCTGCTGGTTGCCTCACTGGTCGCGTTCGGAGCCGGCTTCGGCCTGATGGACGTCGCCCTCAACGTGGTGGGGGTGCGGTTGGAAGCGCAGCTGCACCGGTCGCTGCTCTCCCGCCTGCATGGGATGTACAGCCTGGGCGCCCTGCTGGGCGCGCTACTGGGGGCGCTGCTCATCACGCGGGGCTGGGACCGGCCACAGCACCTGACGGCCCTGAGCGTGCTGGGCCTGATCGCGGCCGCGGGGTGTTCCCGGGGATTGTCGGCCGTGACCGACTACGACGCCGGTGACGCGTCTCCCGCCCCGGCCTGGCGGGGTGGACTCACCGTCCCCCTGGCCATGCTGGGCCTGCTGGCGTTCGCGGCCGCGGTCGCCGAGGGGGCAGTGGGCGACTGGGCGGGGGTGTACCTGCGTGAAACGGTCGGCAGCCCTCCCGGTGTGGCCGCCCTGGCGTTCGCCGGATTCTCCCTGACGATGCTGCTGGGCCGCCTGGCCGGCGACGGCCTGGCAACCCGGTTTGGTCCTGGCCCCGTGGGCGCCGGAGGGGTGACCATCGCGCTCGGGGGACTCGGGCTGGCGGTGGGCGTGCCGGTCCTGGCGGCCTCGACGGCGGGGTTCATGCTGTTCGGTCTGGGTCTGTCGGTCCTGGCGCCGCTGACCTTCAGCGCCGCGGGGCACTGGTCCGCTGGGAATCCCGCGGCGATGGCGGTGGTGGGTGGGGTCTTTTACGCCGGGTTCGTGGCGGGTCCACCCCTCCTCGGGGTGGCGGCGCAGGGGTCATCGCTGCGCCTGGCCTGGCTGGTGGTCGTGGTGCTGTTGGGGGTGGCCCTGGTCCTGACACCGTGGCTGTGCCGGCGAACGCACGAGAAGACTTTGGAAGCTGCAGCGTGACTTCGTTGCTTCTAAGAGCATGAATCACTGGACGCCTCCTCAGTCTGGTGTTTTCCACTGCGGCGCCCAAGGTGTGAGATCAAGGTGCCCTGCGGGCGTCCGAATTGGAGGTGCCGCCGTCTGTTCATGCTGCGGGTGACCGGGCCCTCCAGGGAAAGAACGCCGTCCGCCTGCTCAGGCGGGGCGGCTGCAATTCTTGAAATCCGCCGGACCGGCCTCTCACTCGGAATAGCCCGCCCACCGGACCTGAGTGGGGACCGGTGCCCATGCTGGAGCGCTCTACTTCTTCACAGCCCACGTCTGGGGGGTCATCGGCACACTGCGCATGCCCATGAGGTGGAGTTTCATGCTCTGGTCGGGGTTGAACACGTACTCCTCGAACCTCTCAACCATCGACCAGCCTGCCGGGAGCTTCA
This is a stretch of genomic DNA from Deinococcus ficus. It encodes these proteins:
- a CDS encoding MFS transporter gives rise to the protein MRSELDLSDARLGVALAGVTLGSVLSLPFTTRLLRRLRPGGVTFLSGAVMAAGLALTGFASSWPLLVASLVAFGAGFGLMDVALNVVGVRLEAQLHRSLLSRLHGMYSLGALLGALLGALLITRGWDRPQHLTALSVLGLIAAAGCSRGLSAVTDYDAGDASPAPAWRGGLTVPLAMLGLLAFAAAVAEGAVGDWAGVYLRETVGSPPGVAALAFAGFSLTMLLGRLAGDGLATRFGPGPVGAGGVTIALGGLGLAVGVPVLAASTAGFMLFGLGLSVLAPLTFSAAGHWSAGNPAAMAVVGGVFYAGFVAGPPLLGVAAQGSSLRLAWLVVVVLLGVALVLTPWLCRRTHEKTLEAAA